One window of the Mycobacterium sp. SVM_VP21 genome contains the following:
- the gjpA gene encoding outer membrane porin GjpA, protein MAVQKTLRPYATTGVAIVGATLISVPPAVASLPDIPAARDVALTSFLTDAMAPWIDQYNIAAQNSTVLANNFNVAPFVAFQQFIANQYAFFQEVLNDPSKIPDVVNEMQEHLRAVSNGYTLLNVAADNPIAATTILHTLSGGADLSTFTLGHSLLFGLLPQLLPAFLPAGTDVEPINAIINFISSPMSGMIMGMLGPGISPWVALLNSITDGDGLNETLANMTGAFFNGATLDLGFILPLLDGVVPPGTISHLDFAFGGLLTPGSVANADYTYYDSAGNIVDSVPAVGGSIFNSVGLAIDASAILGSPLTLTVLSHGVGPIGAIMGWEQAMAGLMGGAAWNWDGKTPGQPPAEPPLSGFSFPVVPSDFFDDGGTGSSVGDAFDWTGLMDALGL, encoded by the coding sequence ATGGCTGTGCAGAAAACCCTTCGCCCCTACGCCACCACGGGTGTCGCGATCGTGGGCGCCACTCTTATCAGCGTCCCGCCGGCGGTCGCGTCACTGCCCGACATTCCCGCGGCCCGCGACGTGGCACTCACCAGCTTCCTGACCGACGCGATGGCGCCGTGGATCGATCAGTACAACATCGCGGCCCAGAACTCCACGGTGCTCGCCAACAACTTCAACGTCGCTCCGTTCGTGGCGTTCCAGCAGTTCATCGCCAACCAGTACGCGTTCTTCCAGGAGGTCCTCAACGACCCGTCGAAGATCCCGGACGTGGTCAACGAGATGCAGGAGCACCTGCGCGCGGTGAGCAATGGCTACACCTTGCTCAATGTTGCAGCGGATAACCCGATCGCCGCTACCACGATTCTGCACACCCTCAGCGGGGGCGCCGACCTCAGCACCTTCACCCTCGGCCACTCCCTGCTCTTCGGGCTCCTGCCTCAACTGTTGCCGGCCTTCTTGCCCGCCGGTACCGACGTCGAACCGATAAACGCGATCATCAACTTCATCTCCTCACCGATGAGCGGCATGATCATGGGCATGCTCGGGCCGGGGATAAGCCCCTGGGTCGCGCTGCTCAACAGCATCACCGACGGCGACGGCCTGAACGAGACCCTGGCCAATATGACCGGCGCCTTCTTCAACGGCGCCACCCTCGACCTCGGCTTCATCCTGCCGCTGCTTGACGGCGTGGTGCCGCCGGGCACCATCTCGCATCTGGATTTCGCGTTCGGCGGCCTGCTCACCCCCGGCTCGGTGGCCAACGCCGATTACACGTACTACGACTCTGCCGGAAACATCGTCGACTCAGTGCCCGCGGTCGGCGGTTCGATCTTCAACAGTGTCGGCCTCGCTATCGACGCGTCGGCCATTCTGGGATCACCGCTCACGCTCACCGTTCTAAGCCACGGTGTCGGCCCGATCGGCGCCATCATGGGTTGGGAGCAGGCGATGGCCGGCTTGATGGGCGGGGCTGCCTGGAACTGGGACGGCAAGACCCCTGGCCAACCGCCCGCAGAGCCGCCGCTGTCCGGATTCTCTTTCCCCGTCGTCCCCTCTGACTTCTTCGACGACGGCGGTACCGGCTCGAGCGTGGGGGATGCGTTCGATTGGACGGGCCTCATGGACGCCCTGGGTCTTTAA